A single genomic interval of Koleobacter methoxysyntrophicus harbors:
- a CDS encoding sigma-54 interaction domain-containing protein, which yields MKIEGWLKFILDSLYDGILIADKNSTVLYVNSSYTRITGVPYEKIVGKSLRDVRPGARLPDVIRTGETLLRVPRKEGNCEYVVNMSPITVDGQIVGGISVVTEITDVYKLTEELKQSNLTLKKLKSHVKQIQKAKYTFDDIVSGDTVSENIKNTARRIAKTDCSVLIRGESGTGKELYAHAIHNESARKNEPFIALNCATLGPQLLESELFGYEEGAFTGAKKGGKVGLFEVANGGTVFLDEISEMDYNLQAKLLRVLQENTLRRVGGISEIPIDVRVIAATNKSLEKLIEEKKFREDLYYRINVVPIIIPPLRRRKGDIKPLVEFFLEKIRRKLKRRIDISGEALETLYNYNWPGNVRELENALEFAANMTDNFVIDSKHLPRVIQAASGNKVSNIKPMKEITRENEIIEIKKALLRYGNTVEGKKKAAKALGISLATLYNKLKQAK from the coding sequence ATGAAAATAGAAGGCTGGCTGAAATTTATCTTAGATTCCCTGTATGATGGCATACTGATTGCCGATAAAAATTCTACGGTTCTATATGTCAATTCCTCATATACCAGGATTACAGGGGTACCTTATGAAAAAATTGTGGGTAAATCCTTGAGAGATGTTAGGCCGGGGGCCAGATTGCCCGATGTAATAAGAACGGGGGAAACCCTGTTACGGGTCCCCAGAAAGGAAGGAAACTGCGAGTATGTAGTTAATATGTCTCCCATTACCGTAGATGGACAAATAGTAGGCGGCATTTCTGTTGTAACAGAGATTACCGACGTGTACAAGCTTACCGAAGAACTGAAACAGTCAAATTTGACCTTAAAGAAATTAAAGAGTCATGTTAAACAGATTCAAAAGGCAAAATATACTTTTGATGATATAGTAAGCGGAGACACAGTATCGGAAAATATAAAAAATACAGCGAGGAGGATTGCGAAAACGGATTGTTCAGTGCTGATCAGGGGTGAAAGTGGTACGGGTAAAGAATTGTATGCCCATGCCATTCATAATGAAAGTGCGAGAAAGAATGAGCCTTTTATTGCATTAAACTGCGCTACTCTAGGGCCCCAACTCCTTGAAAGTGAACTCTTCGGCTATGAGGAGGGGGCTTTTACGGGGGCAAAAAAAGGCGGGAAGGTAGGTCTTTTTGAAGTTGCAAATGGAGGGACTGTATTTTTAGATGAAATCTCGGAAATGGATTATAACCTCCAGGCCAAACTCCTGAGGGTATTGCAGGAAAATACGTTAAGAAGGGTTGGGGGCATCTCCGAAATACCGATAGATGTTAGGGTTATAGCTGCTACCAACAAATCACTGGAAAAACTGATTGAGGAGAAGAAATTTCGGGAAGACCTGTATTACAGAATCAATGTGGTGCCAATCATAATCCCGCCTCTGCGGCGCAGGAAGGGAGACATCAAGCCCCTTGTTGAGTTCTTCCTTGAAAAGATTCGAAGGAAACTGAAGAGGCGGATTGACATATCAGGGGAAGCTTTAGAGACTCTTTATAACTATAATTGGCCGGGTAATGTGAGAGAACTAGAAAATGCCCTGGAATTTGCTGCAAATATGACAGACAATTTTGTAATCGATTCAAAACACCTTCCAAGAGTAATTCAAGCTGCCAGCGGCAACAAGGTATCGAATATTAAGCCGATGAAAGAGATTACAAGAGAAAACGAAATTATAGAAATAAAAAAGGCCCTCTTGAGGTACGGTAATACAGTTGAAGGAAAGAAAAAAGCGGCAAAAGCACTTGGCATTTCCTTAGCAACCCTTTATAACAAATTAAAGCAAGCTAAGTAA
- the thiS gene encoding sulfur carrier protein ThiS: MIKVNGREMEWEGGMTVDALLKKCNFTFPLIIVKVNDTLVPKEDYTSYVIRDNDDVKVIHLTSGG; the protein is encoded by the coding sequence ATGATAAAGGTAAACGGGCGTGAAATGGAATGGGAGGGAGGCATGACGGTAGATGCCCTCCTGAAGAAGTGCAATTTCACCTTCCCTCTGATAATAGTTAAGGTAAATGATACGCTGGTACCCAAAGAGGATTATACGTCTTATGTGATCAGGGATAATGACGATGTGAAGGTTATACATCTGACCAGCGGGGGTTAA
- a CDS encoding ferrous iron transporter B — MKVLLMGNPNVGKSVVFSRLTGTNVTSSNYPGTTVEYTKGKMNWKGQVIEIIDVPGTYTLEPTNKAEEVAVDMLKEGDLIINVVDATNLERNLNLTLQLLEKRVPVIVALNLWDEAKHKGIEIDVDKLSWHLGVPVIPTVAIKGNGIKDLIDNFDYRDIVIRNLKDGEERWAEIGRIIKDVQRIEHRHHSWLETLDDMSIRPVTGIPILLLVLYASFKIIRLIGEGLIGYVTEPFFDNLYGPLIARLSTILGSEGFLHDLLVGQLINGEIDFGQSFGLLTTGIFIPFASVLPYIIAFYFVLGLLEDTGYLPRLSVLVDNIMHRVGLHGFSVIPMILGFGCNVPAALAARNLESRREKFIASTLMAIAIPCMAQIAMILGLLGPHGARYIGYVFSILGAVWIIIGLMLNRLLPGFSSDLLLEIPPFRPPVIGIVAKKLWIRISNFLQEAVPLMLLGVFSVNLLYVFGVFDTLAVTIGPFLNRLFGLPDKAISALLMGFLRKDLAMGMLAPLGLTAKQLVTASTVLTIYFPCIATFAVLLRELGIIDMLKSTMIMLITTLIVGGFVNLTFSESGFTFTGWLIIVLVFIAIKYIPARVNGKELNSFTHN, encoded by the coding sequence ATGAAAGTGCTTTTAATGGGCAATCCAAATGTCGGAAAGAGCGTTGTTTTTTCAAGGTTAACGGGAACAAATGTAACATCCTCTAATTATCCAGGGACTACTGTAGAATATACTAAAGGCAAAATGAATTGGAAGGGGCAGGTTATCGAAATCATCGACGTGCCCGGCACCTATACGCTTGAGCCTACAAATAAGGCGGAAGAAGTTGCAGTGGATATGTTGAAAGAAGGAGATCTAATTATCAATGTAGTTGATGCCACAAATTTAGAAAGGAATCTGAATCTAACCTTGCAGCTGCTGGAGAAAAGGGTGCCTGTTATAGTAGCCCTGAACTTGTGGGATGAAGCCAAACATAAAGGCATTGAAATTGATGTCGATAAACTGAGCTGGCATCTGGGGGTACCTGTAATTCCCACCGTCGCCATCAAGGGCAATGGTATAAAGGACCTAATAGATAACTTTGACTACAGGGATATTGTCATCAGAAATTTAAAAGATGGAGAAGAAAGATGGGCAGAAATTGGAAGGATTATAAAAGATGTACAAAGGATCGAACACCGCCACCACTCCTGGCTTGAAACCCTTGATGATATGTCCATCAGACCGGTAACCGGTATACCGATTTTGCTTCTCGTTTTATACGCCTCTTTTAAGATAATTCGGTTAATTGGAGAAGGATTAATCGGCTATGTTACTGAACCTTTTTTTGATAATTTATACGGACCTCTGATAGCACGTCTAAGCACCATTCTCGGTTCAGAGGGGTTCCTCCATGACCTCCTTGTAGGACAGTTGATTAACGGAGAGATCGACTTCGGGCAGTCTTTCGGCCTTTTGACCACAGGGATTTTCATCCCTTTTGCTTCGGTTCTGCCGTATATAATCGCTTTTTATTTCGTTCTGGGTTTGCTGGAAGATACGGGCTATTTGCCGAGGCTGTCGGTGCTGGTAGATAATATAATGCACAGGGTAGGCCTGCACGGTTTTTCTGTCATTCCCATGATCTTAGGGTTTGGCTGCAATGTACCTGCCGCTCTTGCTGCCCGCAACCTGGAAAGCCGCCGCGAGAAGTTTATCGCCAGCACATTAATGGCCATTGCCATACCGTGTATGGCTCAGATAGCCATGATTTTAGGCCTTCTTGGTCCTCACGGCGCCAGATACATCGGCTATGTTTTTTCTATCCTGGGTGCAGTCTGGATCATTATCGGTTTAATGTTGAACAGGTTATTGCCCGGCTTTAGTTCTGACCTGTTACTGGAGATTCCGCCCTTTAGACCCCCCGTAATCGGCATTGTGGCTAAAAAACTGTGGATACGCATATCTAATTTCCTTCAGGAAGCCGTTCCGCTTATGCTGCTGGGCGTGTTTTCCGTTAACCTGCTGTACGTTTTCGGTGTATTCGATACTTTAGCTGTAACAATCGGTCCATTCTTAAACAGGCTTTTCGGCCTGCCGGATAAAGCCATTTCAGCACTATTAATGGGTTTTTTACGTAAAGATCTGGCTATGGGAATGCTGGCACCATTAGGCTTAACGGCCAAACAGCTGGTTACAGCCAGTACGGTCCTGACTATATATTTCCCCTGTATAGCAACCTTTGCTGTGCTGCTCAGGGAACTGGGAATCATTGACATGCTTAAATCTACCATGATAATGCTAATAACTACTTTAATAGTAGGTGGATTCGTGAACCTAACCTTCAGTGAAAGCGGTTTTACTTTTACGGGCTGGCTGATTATCGTTCTGGTATTTATAGCAATAAAATATATTCCTGCAAGGGTTAATGGTAAAGAACTCAATTCCTTTACTCACAACTAA
- a CDS encoding aldehyde ferredoxin oxidoreductase family protein: MKESIEKLKKAHKLLKTFEYELKEVNRGYTDRTLYINLSDNTIKSKPVTQEMKDKFIGGRGFGLWYLWNAVTGNTKWNNPENEIIISTGPIGGTTQYPGAGKSLVVSLSPTTGTVVDSNVGGYFGPLLKFAGWDAIEIQGKAEKDVIVFIDGNNGKVTIEEAPEEAVDTHILIEQLTEMYADSEEDKRNISVVSSGRAAEHTLIGMLNFSFYDPRRKFVRIKQAGRGGIGTVFRDKKIKALVVKYAGVKGDTNKPADKDTINKLGIKMHKEIHDLDDMQNSMRKTGTSYLVKIMNDYDLLPTHNFKFGSHPEAEKISSAEWKKWFTVTKTDGCWYGCTLACAKTVDVYELKTGPYKGQKVCVDGPEYETIAGVGSNCGIFDPEYILECNFYCDTYGIDTISFGTLTAFVMECYENGIINKEITGGLELNFGNKEAAMELLHQMGRGEGFGLIAGQGVRRMKKIFAEEYGADPDFLQDIGMEAKGMEYSEYLPKESLAQQGGYGLTNKGPQHDEAWLIFMDMVNNQLPTFEDKAEALHYFPMFRTWFGLNGLCKLPWNDIVPEDNARTDEPAKVPEHVQNYVDLFSAVTGKKITKEELILQSERVYNFQRVFNLKMGFGTREHDRIPYRSAGPVTVEEYESRADRYDKQLKELVGFDPEGKSTEEKVKVLRKYREEQYQKLCDAVYKRRGWNENGIPTLETLKRLGIDYPDVVEVVKKHL, from the coding sequence ATGAAAGAAAGTATAGAAAAATTAAAGAAGGCACATAAACTTTTGAAGACCTTCGAGTATGAACTGAAAGAGGTCAACAGGGGATATACCGATAGGACCCTTTATATAAACCTATCGGACAATACGATAAAGAGTAAACCCGTAACCCAGGAGATGAAGGATAAGTTTATCGGGGGAAGGGGATTCGGCCTTTGGTATTTATGGAACGCTGTCACCGGCAACACTAAGTGGAACAATCCTGAAAACGAGATAATAATCTCAACGGGGCCTATAGGTGGAACAACCCAGTATCCCGGTGCAGGGAAATCCCTTGTAGTGAGCCTTTCACCTACAACGGGCACCGTAGTGGACAGCAATGTGGGAGGGTATTTCGGACCCCTTCTGAAATTTGCCGGCTGGGATGCAATAGAAATCCAGGGTAAAGCGGAAAAGGACGTAATCGTATTCATAGACGGGAACAATGGAAAGGTAACAATAGAAGAAGCCCCTGAAGAAGCGGTAGACACCCATATCCTAATAGAACAGCTTACCGAAATGTATGCGGATTCAGAAGAAGATAAGAGGAACATTTCTGTTGTAAGTTCCGGGAGAGCTGCCGAGCACACCCTGATAGGCATGCTTAACTTTTCCTTCTATGACCCGAGGAGAAAATTCGTAAGGATAAAACAGGCCGGTCGCGGCGGTATCGGTACCGTATTCAGGGATAAAAAGATAAAAGCCCTGGTAGTAAAATATGCCGGAGTAAAGGGTGATACAAACAAACCTGCAGATAAGGATACAATAAACAAGCTGGGCATAAAAATGCACAAAGAGATACACGACCTTGACGATATGCAGAACAGCATGCGCAAAACGGGGACATCTTATCTGGTTAAGATAATGAATGATTACGACCTGCTGCCGACCCATAACTTCAAGTTCGGTTCCCATCCTGAAGCTGAAAAGATTTCATCTGCTGAATGGAAGAAATGGTTTACTGTAACCAAGACCGATGGATGCTGGTACGGCTGCACTCTGGCCTGTGCCAAGACGGTAGATGTATATGAACTGAAAACAGGCCCCTATAAAGGCCAGAAGGTATGTGTAGATGGGCCGGAATATGAAACGATTGCAGGGGTAGGTTCCAACTGCGGTATATTTGACCCTGAGTATATCCTGGAATGTAACTTTTACTGTGACACCTATGGCATCGATACCATATCCTTCGGCACATTAACGGCTTTTGTCATGGAATGCTATGAAAACGGGATTATAAATAAAGAGATAACCGGAGGACTTGAACTGAATTTCGGCAACAAAGAGGCGGCTATGGAACTGCTGCACCAGATGGGCAGGGGTGAAGGCTTCGGGCTCATAGCAGGCCAGGGTGTGCGCCGCATGAAAAAGATATTTGCTGAAGAATATGGGGCAGATCCCGACTTCCTCCAGGATATAGGAATGGAAGCAAAGGGTATGGAGTATTCCGAATACCTTCCTAAAGAGTCCCTCGCCCAGCAGGGCGGTTACGGCCTGACAAATAAGGGGCCGCAGCACGATGAGGCATGGCTCATATTTATGGATATGGTCAACAACCAGCTGCCCACCTTTGAGGATAAGGCAGAAGCCCTTCATTACTTCCCTATGTTCAGGACCTGGTTCGGGTTAAACGGTTTGTGCAAACTGCCTTGGAACGATATAGTTCCCGAGGATAATGCCCGGACCGATGAGCCGGCAAAGGTGCCCGAACACGTCCAGAACTATGTTGACCTGTTCTCGGCGGTTACCGGGAAGAAGATAACAAAAGAAGAACTGATTCTCCAATCCGAAAGGGTATACAACTTCCAGAGGGTATTTAACCTTAAGATGGGGTTCGGGACCAGGGAACACGACAGGATACCCTACCGTTCTGCCGGCCCCGTTACTGTAGAAGAATATGAATCCAGGGCAGACCGCTATGATAAGCAGCTGAAGGAGCTGGTAGGTTTTGATCCGGAAGGGAAGTCTACTGAAGAAAAAGTTAAAGTCCTGAGGAAATACAGGGAAGAACAGTATCAAAAGCTCTGTGATGCCGTTTATAAGCGCAGGGGCTGGAATGAAAACGGCATACCTACCCTGGAAACCCTTAAGAGGCTCGGTATAGATTACCCCGATGTGGTTGAAGTTGTAAAAAAACACCTGTGA
- a CDS encoding FeoA family protein: MRQLTLIQLKRGKKARIAGFNGGQGFISKLNSLGIIKGKEIIKISDSFIGGPVTVQVNNNKIAIGSGMASRIIVEVDEP; this comes from the coding sequence GTGAGACAGCTTACATTGATCCAATTAAAGCGGGGTAAAAAGGCTAGAATCGCAGGTTTTAACGGTGGACAGGGTTTTATCAGTAAATTGAATTCTTTAGGTATCATAAAAGGAAAGGAAATAATCAAAATAAGTGATTCCTTCATCGGAGGTCCGGTAACAGTGCAGGTGAATAATAATAAAATTGCCATCGGCAGCGGAATGGCATCGAGAATTATTGTTGAGGTCGATGAACCATGA
- a CDS encoding AtuA-related protein, protein MKLKEIAHSRTGDKGDISNISLIVYKQEHYEKIKEQVTAYKVKEWFKEIVKGEVERYEIPKIGALNFVMHKALGGGVTRSLAIDKHGKSLSSALLEMEIEI, encoded by the coding sequence ATAAAACTGAAGGAAATAGCCCATTCCAGGACCGGCGATAAAGGTGATATCTCAAATATATCGTTGATTGTTTATAAACAGGAACACTACGAGAAAATAAAGGAACAGGTAACAGCGTATAAAGTGAAGGAGTGGTTCAAGGAGATTGTAAAAGGGGAAGTGGAGCGTTACGAGATCCCCAAAATAGGGGCCCTGAATTTTGTAATGCACAAGGCATTAGGCGGTGGAGTAACCCGTTCCCTTGCTATTGATAAACACGGTAAAAGCTTAAGTTCAGCCCTTCTGGAGATGGAAATAGAAATCTAA
- a CDS encoding DUF1819 family protein encodes MEKYKSTIKSMAFLFLELKKASGLYLQGLKADEIKKKALEENIFLLDTENRIKEIASTVLKRIEVLDEFLLRKLTNGNLETSKQIALYAILKTDRLFFEFMQEVYREKYLLGDYIITDRDFNTFFQRKSEQSEQVASWKDYTLYKLKQVYKRVLLQAGFVKKNKKNIQIVRPLMEEDVVEHLKSKGDQIYLQAMLGEI; translated from the coding sequence ATGGAAAAATATAAGTCAACAATTAAATCAATGGCGTTTTTATTTTTGGAACTGAAAAAGGCTTCAGGCCTTTATTTGCAAGGATTAAAAGCAGATGAAATAAAGAAAAAGGCATTGGAAGAAAATATTTTTTTGTTGGATACAGAGAACAGAATTAAAGAAATTGCTTCAACAGTCCTGAAAAGAATTGAAGTATTGGATGAATTTTTACTCCGTAAACTTACAAATGGAAATTTAGAAACGAGCAAACAGATAGCCCTATATGCAATATTAAAAACAGATAGGCTGTTTTTCGAATTTATGCAGGAAGTTTATCGAGAAAAATATTTGCTTGGAGATTACATAATAACCGATAGAGATTTCAATACATTTTTTCAAAGAAAATCGGAGCAGAGCGAGCAGGTTGCTTCGTGGAAAGATTACACTTTATATAAATTGAAGCAGGTATATAAAAGGGTCCTTCTTCAAGCGGGGTTTGTTAAAAAAAATAAAAAAAACATACAAATTGTAAGACCCCTCATGGAAGAAGATGTAGTAGAACATTTAAAAAGCAAGGGAGATCAAATCTATTTACAAGCGATGTTGGGAGAGATATAG
- a CDS encoding 4Fe-4S binding protein, whose protein sequence is MILKTKPELCTQCGQCEKVCSRVWFKEENPEKSAIRVNSKGDGVLINVCNQCGECIEVCPTEAIYRAKNGVVRIDKEKCVGCYSCVGFCPTMSMFFHKDVQEPFKCVACGMCAKECPTGAIYLEK, encoded by the coding sequence ATGATTCTAAAGACAAAACCGGAGCTCTGCACCCAATGCGGTCAGTGTGAAAAGGTCTGTTCCAGGGTCTGGTTTAAGGAAGAAAACCCGGAAAAATCAGCTATACGAGTAAATTCAAAGGGAGACGGAGTTTTAATAAATGTCTGCAATCAGTGTGGTGAATGTATAGAAGTGTGCCCGACGGAAGCAATTTACAGGGCAAAGAACGGTGTAGTAAGGATAGACAAAGAGAAATGTGTGGGCTGTTATTCATGTGTAGGGTTCTGTCCTACAATGTCTATGTTCTTCCATAAGGATGTGCAGGAGCCCTTTAAATGTGTGGCCTGTGGTATGTGTGCAAAAGAATGTCCGACAGGAGCGATATATTTAGAAAAGTAA
- a CDS encoding CitMHS family transporter: protein MLAFLGFLTIIVLLVVIMMKKLSPAAALIIVPSVAAVIGGFGGKLGGFIINGIKSIAPTGAMFIFAILFFGILTDAGTFDPIIKKILKLAGNDPAKIVIGTAVLAMLVHLDGSGAVTFLITIPAMLPLYDSLGMDRRVLATVVALSAGTMNILPWGGPTLRAATALEMPVTELFNPVLPSLLTGLAFVLFIAYRLGKREKQRLGDIKIDINLDGQEKVDEEKQKLSRPGMFYINVLITVISIVVLITGKLPPTVIFMIAFAVTLVINYPNVKQQRERIDAHAKEALMMVSILFAAGAFVGIMKESGMIKEMAALAVSTIPDGLGKHLPFVTGIFSMPASLLFDPDSFYFGVMPVLAAAAKGFGISAVEIGRAAILGQMTTGFPVSPLTGSTFLLIGLTGVDLGEHQKKTIPYAFATTIIMLLVSIITGVISL, encoded by the coding sequence ATGCTGGCGTTTTTAGGTTTTCTAACTATAATAGTGCTTTTAGTGGTTATAATGATGAAGAAGCTTTCTCCCGCAGCAGCCCTTATTATAGTTCCATCCGTTGCTGCTGTTATAGGAGGATTCGGTGGCAAATTAGGAGGCTTCATTATAAACGGGATAAAGAGTATTGCTCCTACCGGTGCCATGTTTATATTCGCGATCCTTTTTTTCGGTATTTTGACCGATGCGGGCACGTTCGACCCGATCATTAAAAAGATATTAAAACTGGCTGGAAATGACCCCGCAAAAATAGTCATTGGGACGGCCGTTTTGGCCATGCTGGTACACCTTGATGGTTCAGGAGCCGTTACCTTTTTGATTACCATTCCGGCAATGCTGCCCCTATATGACAGTCTCGGCATGGACAGAAGGGTTCTGGCAACGGTTGTTGCTCTGTCGGCAGGGACCATGAATATCCTCCCGTGGGGAGGACCTACATTGAGGGCAGCTACAGCCCTGGAGATGCCGGTAACTGAGCTGTTTAATCCGGTTTTACCCTCCCTTCTTACCGGTCTTGCATTTGTATTATTCATTGCATACCGGTTGGGGAAAAGAGAGAAGCAGAGGTTAGGTGATATAAAAATAGATATAAATTTAGACGGTCAAGAAAAGGTCGATGAGGAAAAACAAAAGCTTTCAAGACCCGGAATGTTCTATATAAATGTATTAATAACGGTGATTTCAATAGTTGTTCTTATTACCGGCAAACTGCCGCCTACGGTCATATTTATGATTGCCTTTGCCGTCACCTTGGTTATAAATTATCCCAATGTTAAACAGCAGAGGGAACGGATCGATGCCCATGCAAAAGAAGCCTTAATGATGGTCAGTATACTGTTTGCAGCCGGGGCCTTTGTCGGAATAATGAAGGAATCGGGAATGATAAAGGAAATGGCAGCACTAGCTGTTTCGACTATTCCCGATGGGTTAGGAAAACATTTACCTTTTGTAACAGGCATTTTTTCAATGCCGGCCAGCTTATTGTTTGACCCGGATTCCTTTTATTTCGGTGTAATGCCGGTTCTGGCAGCGGCAGCTAAAGGTTTTGGAATATCCGCTGTAGAAATAGGCCGGGCCGCCATATTGGGTCAGATGACAACGGGATTCCCTGTAAGCCCATTAACAGGTTCAACCTTCCTGTTGATAGGTTTAACAGGAGTAGATCTGGGAGAACACCAGAAGAAGACAATACCATATGCTTTTGCTACAACAATAATAATGCTGCTCGTTTCAATAATTACGGGAGTTATCAGCCTGTAA
- a CDS encoding bacteriohemerythrin yields the protein MNRIKIGDPRYQVDKLLIGQEFSVLMTKFLQHKKLFELGSKLTELLSLKDEYDHYDEIIKALKEMVDYTKYHFKTEEELMKKYGYDNVALVAHKKEHQQFIDKVAQMVSKDIDADQQGFLLELVDFICEWIVNHILKTDKQYEEFFQSCGLS from the coding sequence TTGAACAGAATAAAAATTGGCGATCCAAGGTATCAAGTTGATAAACTTTTAATAGGGCAGGAATTCTCTGTATTAATGACGAAATTTCTCCAGCATAAGAAGCTTTTTGAGCTGGGTTCAAAACTAACTGAACTCCTTTCATTAAAGGACGAATATGACCATTATGATGAGATAATAAAAGCTTTAAAGGAAATGGTTGATTACACTAAATATCATTTCAAAACTGAAGAAGAGCTAATGAAGAAATACGGTTATGATAATGTTGCCCTTGTTGCTCATAAGAAAGAGCATCAACAGTTTATAGATAAAGTGGCGCAGATGGTATCAAAAGACATAGATGCCGACCAGCAGGGATTTCTGCTTGAGCTAGTAGATTTCATTTGTGAATGGATAGTGAACCATATATTAAAAACAGACAAGCAGTATGAGGAATTTTTCCAATCTTGTGGTTTATCTTGA
- a CDS encoding acyclic terpene utilization AtuA family protein, with translation MKSIRIGCGAGYAGDRIEPAVELIEYGNLNYIAFECLAERTIAIAQQEKLKDPNKGYDLLLEARMRKILPLSYKKGVKVITNMGAANPSAAARLVKNLAAEIGLKGLKIAAVLGDNIYDKIQNYLELKVLETGTSLKDLKGDIVSANVYLGIEGIVKALEGGADVVITGRVADPALFLAPMVYEYGWDIEDYDLLGQGTLIGHLLECAAQVTGGYFAEPGYKDVPDLWKVGFPIAEVFENGDAVITKVEGSGGCVTPATCKEQLLYEIHDPARYITPDVVADFTDVVFEEIGVNRVKVTGGKGTNKPETLKASIGYRDCYIGEGEISYGGSGALNRAKLAGEIVKKRLELMQVPVEELRVDLIGVNSLYGDVIGEAVSDDGFQPIEVRLRVAGRTSRREDAVKIANEVETLYTNGPASGGGAAKSVKEIISIASVFIPREDVKLDVVFEEV, from the coding sequence ATGAAAAGTATACGTATCGGTTGCGGCGCGGGTTATGCGGGAGATCGAATTGAACCGGCCGTTGAATTGATAGAGTACGGTAATCTCAATTATATAGCTTTTGAATGTCTGGCAGAGAGGACCATAGCCATTGCCCAGCAGGAAAAACTCAAAGACCCTAATAAGGGATATGACCTTCTATTAGAAGCACGAATGAGGAAGATTTTACCCTTAAGCTACAAAAAAGGAGTAAAGGTCATTACAAACATGGGGGCGGCAAATCCTTCAGCAGCAGCCAGACTCGTTAAAAATCTGGCTGCAGAAATTGGCTTGAAGGGACTAAAGATTGCAGCCGTGCTGGGAGATAATATCTATGATAAAATACAGAATTATCTCGAATTGAAGGTTTTAGAGACCGGAACCTCTCTTAAGGATTTGAAGGGCGACATAGTTTCTGCTAATGTCTATCTCGGTATTGAAGGAATCGTCAAGGCTCTGGAAGGAGGAGCGGATGTGGTAATAACCGGGCGTGTTGCTGACCCCGCACTATTTTTGGCGCCTATGGTGTATGAATACGGGTGGGACATAGAAGATTACGACCTTTTAGGTCAGGGTACTCTTATAGGTCACCTTCTGGAGTGCGCTGCTCAGGTTACAGGGGGGTATTTTGCTGAACCGGGATATAAGGATGTTCCTGACCTGTGGAAGGTAGGATTTCCGATAGCCGAAGTATTTGAAAACGGGGATGCGGTAATAACCAAAGTGGAAGGATCGGGGGGATGTGTAACCCCGGCTACCTGTAAGGAACAGCTATTGTATGAAATCCATGACCCGGCCAGGTATATTACCCCTGATGTTGTTGCAGACTTTACTGATGTAGTATTTGAAGAAATCGGTGTAAATAGGGTTAAAGTGACCGGAGGTAAAGGGACGAATAAACCCGAGACTTTGAAGGCAAGCATAGGTTACAGGGATTGCTACATCGGTGAAGGGGAAATCAGCTACGGAGGTTCCGGGGCGTTAAACAGGGCCAAACTCGCAGGGGAGATTGTTAAAAAGCGGTTAGAACTTATGCAGGTGCCCGTCGAGGAATTAAGGGTTGACCTGATAGGTGTTAATTCCCTTTATGGCGATGTGATAGGGGAGGCAGTATCGGATGATGGCTTTCAGCCTATTGAAGTCAGATTAAGGGTGGCAGGCAGAACTTCCAGACGGGAGGATGCCGTAAAAATAGCCAATGAAGTTGAAACCCTATATACAAACGGGCCGGCATCCGGGGGAGGTGCTGCAAAATCCGTAAAGGAGATAATCTCTATTGCCTCTGTCTTTATTCCAAGGGAAGATGTAAAATTAGATGTGGTTTTTGAGGAGGTATAG